Within the Bacteroidota bacterium genome, the region TTGTATTGTCGCCAACAGGTTGAGCGCTGCCATAACCTTTGGTAGTGATGCGGGAAGCCAAAACTTTGTTCGAAATCAAAAAATCCGAAACCGATGTAGCCCGTTTCTCGGAAAGTGGCTGGTTAATTGCATCTGAACCCGTGTTGTCGGTATGGCCTTCAATTAAGATGTTGGTGTCGCTGTACTTGTTTAAAACCTTGGCAAGTTGGGTCAGGTTATCTTTGGAAGCCTGCCGCAGGGTTGATGAATTTACATCATACAATATACCCGAATCGAAAGTGATTTTGATACCTTCGCCTACGCGTTCTACTTTGGCACCTTTCATATCATTTTTTAATTCTGCTGCCTGTTTGTCCATATAGTGTCCTATAAGTCCACCTGCTGTACCACCTAGAGCAGCACCAATAATTGCACCTTCTGCAGTATGCC harbors:
- a CDS encoding OmpA family protein is translated as MKKLKNLCIQILTLVLCISLLNGCNASKALKGGAIGATAGGVVGGLIGSRSGHTAEGAIIGAALGGTAGGLIGHYMDKQAAELKNDMKGAKVERVGEGIKITFDSGILYDVNSSTLRQASKDNLTQLAKVLNKYSDTNILIEGHTDNTGSDAINQPLSEKRATSVSDFLISNKVLASRITTKGYGSAQPVGDNTTVEGRQQNRRVEVAIFANDKLKKAAEKGKI